The genomic region GGGACCAGACCGCCGAGAACCGCACAGATCAGCAGCCCGGAGCACACGACCGGCGCAGCTCGCCATCCCAGCGCCAGGACAGGTCCGACGTCCCGCCAGCGTGGACCGACAGGTGCCGCCGCGGTTCGGCGCACCCGGCTCATACCAACTGACGCCGCAGCATGGCGATCACCGGCGCCGCACTGGCGACCTTGCCGCCGACCGTGGTCAGGAACGCCGGAAACGCGATCACGCCGTACGCCGCGGCGACGGTCTGCGCCTGTTCGCCCTCGACCACGACGCCCAGTCCGCTCAGCTGGCCGACCAGGTCCGGGTCCCCGCCGGGCGGGCCGTCGACGACCACCAGGACGTCGTGCCCGGCGAACCGGCCCTCTTCCACGGCCTGCCGGAACGGTCCGGCCTGGTCGTGGCACGCGGAGCAGCCGACCGAGAAGAACCCGATCAGCGACGCCGCGGCGCCGTCGTGACCGACGCGGGCCCCGTCGATCCCGTGCACCGCGAACGGGGCGGGCTCACGACCGATCAGCACGTCCAGATGCGAGCCACCACGCCCTTCCAGCTGGGTCAGCCGCTGGTCGTGCTCGCGCAGCCGTCGCAGGACGGCGAACGTGATCAGCAGGTTGACCGCGGTCACCACCAGCACCACAGCCACCACTCCCGCGGTCACCTGTGCTCCTTCCGTCGTGGGTGGGCGCTCAGCCGATGCAGTTGCCGCCGTACTCCCACGGGTTCTTGTAGGTGACCGCGCAGTCCTCGCGCAGCCACCAGTCCGCGCAGCGGTTGCGGTTCAGGTAGCACTCGCAGACCCGGTTCCAGCCGGGACAGTTCCAGGCCTCGGCCTTGGTCGTCGGTACCACCGCGGCCAGCAGCCGGTCGCCGAGGTCGTTGATGAAGCGGCGCATCGGGGTTCTCCTTCGGTAGGTCGGAAAGATTCCCGACCGTACGCCGACCCACCGGTCGCCGGCCTGGTCTGCGCGCTCCCGTCGAAAGGATTGCGTCCGGATCGCCACAGTGGCCGGCAAGCCCTTCGAGCACGGTTCAACAGATGGCCGCCCGGGGCGCCACGCGGCCGAATGGTGCCTTTCCGACCACCGTCCGAACCCTGAGGAGAATCCATGCACCGTCACCTCGCCGCCGCGCTCGCGGTTGCCGCCGCCGGAGTCGGTCTGACCGTCGCCACCGGTGCGCCGGCCGCAGCCGACCCCAACGTCCCGTGCGGGTCGCGATCGACCTACATCTCGGCCGGCAACTACTACAACCTCACCTACCGCAACTGCGGCTCGAGCACCGTGCGCGTCGTGGCGCACGACGAGAGCTACGGCCAGTGGGGCGACTGCCGCTCGGTCGCGGGCGGGCAGTGGATCTCCTGGACCCAGCTGCCCGCGCCGGCCTGGAACAACAACTGGGTGGCCCGTCCCTGCTGATCGGTCAGGCGCGGGTCCACGCGCCGGCCGGGCGGTAGCAGAGCAGTTCGATCAGGGCGGTGCCGAGCACGGCCGGCACCGCCCAGGTCCACGGGTGGTCGTCGGCGCTGACCACCAGGATCGCCGTCCACAAGGCGATCCAGCCGCCGCCGTACCCGCGCAGCACGCCGCGGTACCAGAGTCCGCCGGGCGACTCGGCGGCCCGCTGGCCGAAGTAGACGAACAGGTACGACGCGAGCGCGATCGGCCAGAACACCCACAGACCGGCCCAGTCGTAGGGCACCATCACGACCGCGGTGAGGCAGACCAGCGCGATCGCCCAGTGGTAGATCTCGCCGGCCCAGGTCAGCCGTCGCCGGCGCAGCGTCAGCCAGATCGCCAACGGGCCCAGCAGCACGCCGACGACGCCGGCCGCGACGTGCAGGATCAGTGCGATGTCACGCATCGCCCGTCCCACGTCCCGGCGCCGACCGTCCCCGACATGTCACGGAGCATAGGGGCCGGTGGCCCGGTCGTCTGCCCCTCGGCGGCAGCTTTCCGAGGGACAGCGACCGGGACGCCCTAGCCGACCGGGAAGCTGGCGACCATCCGGACCGCGTGGTTGCGGTACCCGAGCCGTTCGAAGCACGCCGCCATCGGCCGGTTGGTCAGGTCGGTGTCGGCTCTGATCCGTTCGGCCCCGGCGCCGACGAGGACATGGGTGCCCTCGGCCAGCAGGTCGTCGCTGTAGCGGTGACCCCGGTGCTCGGCCAGGACGCCGAGGTACCCGATCACCGGTCCGCCGTTGTTGGCCGTCGGCACGACGAAGCCGACCAGCTCGCCCGCCTCGTCGTACCCGAGCCGCCACCAGTCGCGTTCGCCGGGCATGGACCGGTAGACCTCGAGGTCCTCCTTGGCCGAGGCCTCGGCGCTCATCTGGGCGACGGCGCGCACGGTCGCGGCGTCGAGGCTGCCCTCGATCACCCGGACGAACACCGCCAGGAACGCCTCGTCGTCGGCCGGCTCGAACCGCAGCCGGGTCGACCGGGCCGGCAGCCCGTACTCCG from Kribbella flavida DSM 17836 harbors:
- a CDS encoding GNAT family N-acetyltransferase, yielding MIIRTTVESDLDTIHTLIADQSVNTVTRERYDEFMANGQYRHAWSWVAEQDGRIVALAIWWGMPQYDHPFSVDGLYFVGDGDPVPVWAELIRHTLDAHAAEGEQPEYHIFVPNGWREQPEVVAALELRLAAAARAGLSEVTERLRYEWLPEYGLPARSTRLRFEPADDEAFLAVFVRVIEGSLDAATVRAVAQMSAEASAKEDLEVYRSMPGERDWWRLGYDEAGELVGFVVPTANNGGPVIGYLGVLAEHRGHRYSDDLLAEGTHVLVGAGAERIRADTDLTNRPMAACFERLGYRNHAVRMVASFPVG